The genomic stretch TCTCTTTAATATGGTCTTGATCATGACAATCACTCCACACCTCTGTGGCATGGCTGGGTCTCTCCACAAGAAATCCCAGTACTGCTGCTTTTTGCAGCACAGTATTTAAAAAGCCAAGGCtgtcctggattttggggtgagtTGGTGTGGAAACTTACAATTTAAAAATAGCTGTGAATGAAAACTGAGTTTCTTAAGAGATTCTGACGTGCTGAGTGAAACCAGAAATACTTGGAAAGTAACTTCAGCAAACATTGtcaagagctgcgtgttccaCTGGGCAGAGGGAAAGCTGGAATATTGCAGGGGAAAAGGGATCTTGTCTGGTTATGAGATCCTGCAAAATTAGGGCTTTTCCATCCAATATTTAATGTGTGCCACATCAGAGCAGTGATGTTGACTACCCAGAGGAGCAGTGAACAAGTCCCTCCCCCCAGGACAATTCCACCTAATCGctccatccccaaatccccccccatcACTATTTTACCTTGTTGCAGTGAATTCTTGGCTTGAACTGTGGGAGACAGACGTTTATTACCATCTTGGCAGCTGCAGAGAGGTCACTTGCTGAGCATCAGAGtcagcttgggaaaaaaaattaaaaataaaggaagtgAATATCCATGAGCAGTGAAAGGATCTCGTGTTTCAGAGCCTGGGTGAATTCCTAAAATGCACCTCAGATCTGAGTCCAGGAGGTGAAGCCAATATAAACCCAAATGAATGTGGTGGAGAGATGTGGTTGAGAAAAACAATCACATTAATATTAATTAGTGAACCTGTGGAGCAAAATCAAAGAGAAATGGCTTCTTACCTCTGAACAGACCAGCAATTAGATGTGAAGGTTTATCAAAGATGCAGGAGTTTTGTAGGTGTAGGAAAGCACCAGCACTGTCACAGTGAGTCAAGATTACCCACAAATATTAATAATTGGTGTTAAATAACTGCAAGGGAGCAAAGGGCATGGAATAGCTCTGAGGGAGATGTCTGGGATCTGAACACCAACTGCTGATCCTTCTGCCAGCGCTCATTAAGGAAACTCAGGTGAACACACCTTCTTTcccattgaaaaaaaaagtgtgcctGGAATTGGCTCTCTCAGATCCCTTTTAAGAATGAAATTATCTGCAAGGTGAGAGCTTTAACCTCTTGTTAACCCCAGCTTTAAAAtgtcactgccctgggcaacctTGCAAATCAGGGACTCGCTGCCTCCTTCAAGAACAAGCAGCTCTTTAATGATTTTCCACTGATCTGTTGGTTCAGCCCAAATGAAATTGGCCTTCCGGGGGCACGTTGGAAAGGCAGAGTTAATGAGCTCCCTGTGCTGCATCTGGAAGGAGAGAGGTGGAATTCAAGGCACAAATCCCACAGATAAACCCCAACCCAACACGGAATTCACacctgcagggagcagagcttGGTTACAATGTCTTGAACGAAGCAGGTGTGAACCTTACAAGAGGAACAGCCAGGTGAGCAGCACTTCTATCCCACAATTTGGTCTGGCAGCCATCAGGAGCAATTCCTGCTCCTCAaggagcaggacaagcacaCACCAACTTTCCTCCAATATTCCTTCGCTGGCTTTCTGAGTCTGAGAGGCTTCCAGAACTGGGCTGCCAATGGGGAACTGTTTAAACTGGGCTGACTTTTGGCACTTTTTTGCACCTTGTAGGAGACTGACAGTTCAACTACAGGCTGTGCCTCAAAAACTGCTCTTTTTGGCTCATTTGGAACCAAAATGAATTTACCAAGTGGTGAATTCACTTGGCCCTCAGCACTGGTGTTATGAAAGAGGCAAACCAACTCTCCTTGCTCCCTTCTTTGGGAAAACTCAAGGTTCTCCCCCTGTTCTGTCTCTCCTCTCTTTCCTGGGCtgaagacttctccagcaacgTGAGGAGCTCTGTATAGGTGTTTTATAGGATTTTCTCCTACCTGTTTGTGACCCTGAGAGAAACAACTCAGGTTAATTTTTCCAGTCTCAATACCTCAGTAAGGAAATGGATTATTCTGCATTTCCAAGTCACTGCACTCCCTTCTGCTGCAAGACTCTGCTACAAATCTCATGGCAAAAGTTGAGTCACCGAGTTGCTTTTACCCATGGCTGtggatttttccctctctcttcagTGTGTGCCTTCCCTAAGGTGAACAAAGATCTTTGCACTGAGGCAGTGAAACACAGACCTGAAAAAAGTCCTCTGTGGTTTTGGACAAGGAATTTCAAACGAGGCTGTCTGGAGCTCGTCACCACATCCCTTCCTGGTGTCCTGCATGGGACTACAGAGCTGCTGCCATAAGGAATGTGCATGGTGGACACCAAATAAAGTCCTTGGAGCATGAAATGAATGTCTGAGGTCAGAGCACCCCAACCCTCAGTCCCACTCAGTATCCACCCTGCTCACACCCAGATCCTAAAGGAGAAACCCAGGCTGTGccctcagccccagctccatGGGGATGGAGACACGAGGAAATAGCTGTGCGTGCTCCTGGCACCCAGCTCAGCCTCATGACTGAATATTCTCTATTCCTGCCCTCACAGAGGCATCGAACCCAACCCCTCTCATTCAGggcggagaaagaaacaatCACAGAGAAAAACGAATCCTTAGTAGGTTTTATTTGTGGTGGAAGCATTTGAGGATCCGGGTACAAAAGGAGAGCACGGGAAGTACAGATGTCACCAGAGCAGAAAtggccacacagagcagctgccaaaaACCGAGCCAACACCCAGAGACCATTTTAACCAGCACCCAGCCATGGAGACGCACTGGGGAGGCTCTGGGCAAGCCCTTGCCCCCACTAGCCAGCCCTGgtgagcagtgctgggcagaACACTTTGTAGTGGAGGTAGCTGAGCTTCTCGGAGCGCGTGCGCTTGAGCAGAGGGAACCACTCCCAGAAGGGAATCTCCACCACCACGTAGCCCAGCAGCCGCAGCTGCCGCCGCTTCAGGcagtgcagccccagcagccgcTTGGAGCCGTAGCAGAAGTGGTTCCTGTTGGACACCTGCAGTGCCAGCCTCACTTCCTGAGGCTGCCAGCACCCTGCTTTAGGCTCAGCCTGGGATTTGGCACCTGCAGGAAGGGCTCCACCCAAGCACGGCGTTCCTGCTGCGTCCCCTCTCTCCTGTCTGGCAATGCCGACTTCATTTCCCACTTCCATGGGAGACTGGCTATGAGCTCTCCCCTTCACGAGCTGAGAAATTAAATCATCTGTCAGACTAACTCCCATGTCTTTCAGCTTCTTGGCTGCCAGAGGATCCTTGAAGTTGAAAGGGATGGGATGTCCATCTGTGGCCAAACGCACCTCCAGGTCACTGGACCTCGTGTGGGGCAGGATCATGTGGTTCTTCACATACTCAGGGCCTCCCAACATGCTCTCAAGGAGGGATGTGGCTTCCACAATTTCAGGCCTGATGTATATTTCCCGCTCTGCAAAGCTCAAAACCACCTCAGTGAACTCCTGACAAAGCTGAGGCGGGAGGTGGCTGCCTTGGTAGGTCGGGCACTCGATTTCAACGCTCTTACCAAGGGTGAACAGGTCCTTCTTGAGCTCATATTTGCTACCTCTGGTTTTCTGGATGAACTCCTCCCTCAAAGCAAAGTCTATCAGCTCCTCTGGGAAGCGTTTGACAAATGCCAGGCCAAGCAGAGCAGTAAGGAGATGCTCTGGAAACTTGCTAAACTCATGGAGTTTCATATGCAACTGCTTTATCAGGCTGGAGTAAAACTCCTCCGCGTTGGGAGGTTCATAGTCCAGGCACCCAAACGACCACAGGAATTTGGCAGCATCCTTGCTCCGGCAGTAGGACACCTTGGAAGGCAACGAGGTGGCAACAGCAGCCAAAACATCCTCATTAAAAAAGTGCAGGGATGAATAGGTAAGAGTGATGTGCATGATGCCCTGGATGTTTGTTGTAGGAATGCGAGCAGGAATCACCTTCCCGAGCTCCCTCATGAGGGGCACGTGGTCCATGCGAGTGTAGCGCAGCATCTTGAGCACGTTCACCAAGGCGTAAGTGCTCATGTCCTCCATCTGCAGGGACACCCTGTCTGCAATCCTCCTCATGACGTGGTCAGACAGCCCACTGAGGGACTTGAAGAGCCCCAAGCAGATGGCACCCAGCTCCTCCAAGGTGAAGGCGTCCAAGTGCTTCAGGATCGTGCTCTCCACCTTCTGCGCCAAGTCCGCGGGCGACCTTCGGCCTTCCCCGATGATGTAGAGGAGCTGCACAAACTGGGGCAAGGTGAGGTCCTGCCAGTGCAGGTTGGCATAGCTGAACAGAATGCCCAGGTAGGAGGGCACGGTGCGCTCCAGGCAGCGCCAGCAATccgccaccagcagcagctgctccaggcccaTGTCCCACGCCCGCCGGCAGAACTCGGCCTCGCACGCGTCGAGCAGCGGGTGGGAGGCTGGCACGGCCAAAGGGACACAAGCCTTTAAAATCTGGATGAGATCTGGGGTGCTGAACAGCCTGATGGCCGTGACAGCATGGTGACACAGGGCACCGAACCTGGGATCGGACACCAGCGCCGCGTGTCGCTCCGCTGGCAAACAGCTCAGCTTGTGGAAATAATCCGTGAGAATTCCCGGGCTGCCCTCACACCCGGCCACACTCTGTAAAATCGACTCCCCTTCCTCTGCAGGAAGGGTCTGTGCTGGCTCAGCGCTGTCGCAGCTGAGAGATCTGTACTCAGGCCTCCCCTTCTGGAACATGCGGGGGTCCTCCTTGGAGTTGTGCACCtcccatttttccttctctgcttccTCCTTGTACAGTGTGGCCAGGATGGTCTGTTCCAGGAGTGTATTGGACTTGGGCTTGGGCAGGGCATTCCTGACGGGTGGCAAAGCTTGGGAAGCGGCAGGAGGGAATGTGTGAGGAGCCTGCGTGGTGCCAGGGCCGGTGAACGTGTCACTGAGGgcctggctgctgtccctgtccacgcgctgctgggagccagccctGCCTTTGGCATAGGCAGCTGGATTATACAACACTCTGTAGTCCTGTGGCTTCAGCAGCTGGATTGTAGCCCCGGATTCGGTCCCAGTGTTGGCTGCCCCTGGTTTATCgtgtttttccttcttgcttttgcTGCTCCCATGCTCGGCCTTGCGCTTGGCTGTGGTCGAAAACGCTGTCACCCTGCTCAGCCTTGGGAATCTTCGGCACATTAGCACCGTAGCCATGGATCTCAACTTACTGGGGCTCAGAACTGCTTCCAGGTACTGAAAAAAGGGCAGACGGAGAGTGAGTGGCCTCCACCTCACAGGCGGCACGTTTTTAATCAATCCTTTATGCTACTGAAGGGGAGGCGGCGCCGGTGCCTCCCCTGGCCAGGGCAGCTGGATCCCGGCAAAGCCACTATGGAACGTCACCTCACGCAAAGGCAGCTCAGGATGAGCACCCAGGTGACCTGGGCTTGGAGTAGAAGGCAGTCAGGGCATGACCTGCTACTGAGCAGACACAAGAAACCTGGCACAGCCTAGGagagttaagaaaaaaatcatcatttttTCATTCTTAAGAGACTcaagctgcttttctttcattctgaACAGTGAAAACGTGTTTTTGCAGTAGAGCTGCGGCTTCAAAAGACTTTATGTGTTCAAGCAGAGCATTCTGCTGCTTTGGCCATCATGGTCTGAATCACTGACCACCACCTGAGAAGTTGTCCAGATATCCAGGGTGCCACACAGCCCTTTGCACCTGGAGACAGGATGTGGAGCAAAGTCTCCACCAAACCAGTGCAGAGAGTGAAAACTAGACCAGAACCTGCAGGTGGAGATTGGAGGAAAGAAGAAACGTGGCCCAGAGCAAAgcaagggaagagcaggggaGAAGTAACACAAATCATTATGTGATGCTACATCCCAGGCTGAGAACCGGGGGGAACAGAGCTTTAAGCTTCAGATTTGGGAGCGTCTCCTGGAGTTTTAGAGTACAGCAGGTTTAAAAATGGCTGGTGCCTTCCTAACTCCTGCCTAAAGCAGCTACAGCTCAGAGGGTGAGGATGAGAAATCCGTAGGAGTCcagctgggtgctgccagcctgcACTGGCTGCCAAACGAGCCCTGTTTACCACGATTCAGAtgctgattaaaaaataaagcaccAGGTCAATGCTGCGTAGCAAATCCTTATCCCACCCAAATACCCACCACACAGGTGTTATCCACTTCCTCAAAATCCCTCCTCAGCACCACAGGGAGCTGGGTAATCAGGAAAGCCAAGGCCTGGCAGAGACGTTGCCACTGCAACGCGCTTTGTGCTCCCCACATGGGGAAATAAATCCTCACGGACACCCCTCAGAGCTCTGCTTGTATCCACGGCTTCCTGACCAGGGATGGAGCAAGATGTGGGATCAGAGCAGGCAAACTCAGTTTTGCAGCAGCAGAATGGACACTTTGGGGCAGAAGAGGTGGGGTGAAGCACGGGTTTGGGGTGTGTGAGCAAGACAGTGGGATGGGGCCTCAcgagcagctctggctgagaataagctggatttttttggagTATAAGGATCCCCATGTCTCACATgatccagggacaccttccactatctcaggttgctccaagccctgtccaacctggtcttggacacttccagggatgggacaagcgacagcttctctgggaaacctgagAAGCAAACGAGGACATCTCGCATCCTCTGCTCCATGGACAGAGCTTGCAGGCAGCAAACACCAGAGAGggaggagaagctgctggagcagaaacCACCCCAGCAGAGAGGTGAAAAAACCAACTGGGCTGGAGAACAAGAGACtctggtgggtttgggggaaagggaaggcaaACTGAAATGTAGATTTGTGGAGACAGCCACACAAGGACGAGGGTACAAGAGAGGCCACTGTGCTTTTGAGATGATCAGTAAATATTATGAGCTGCTCAACAGCCCACCAGGCACCTTATCTGTATCCCCAAACACCCTGAGGCAGCCCCAGGTGCAGATCAGGCTCTGCCCCATAGACTCCAGGCTGTTCCAAGGCCATCACTGTCCCATCCCAGCATGAGAAGTCAAATCGTGCCAGGCAGGAGAGACTCTGCCCCTTCCTGCCTGtctggggagcagggaaaggaaaagcccCCTCAGAAGCTGGACAGAAAAACCCAGCTAAGAGCTGGATTTCAAAGCTGTCCTGTTTAGCTCAAAGGAATGTCTGATAAAATGATCATTCCTGGCTTTCCTGGCTGTGGTGTCCAGCCTGAAGTGGCTGCAGGTGACAGATACTGGAGACAGGGGACAAGGCTCAGCCTGCACCTGGCTGGGGGAAGGAGAAATCCCCTCCAACAGCTCCTTGTCCAGCACCTCACAGAGCTTGGACCATTAGA from Aphelocoma coerulescens isolate FSJ_1873_10779 chromosome 4, UR_Acoe_1.0, whole genome shotgun sequence encodes the following:
- the LOC138110086 gene encoding FAST kinase domain-containing protein 5, mitochondrial-like isoform X1, which gives rise to MATVLMCRRFPRLSRVTAFSTTAKRKAEHGSSKSKKEKHDKPGAANTGTESGATIQLLKPQDYRVLYNPAAYAKGRAGSQQRVDRDSSQALSDTFTGPGTTQAPHTFPPAASQALPPVRNALPKPKSNTLLEQTILATLYKEEAEKEKWEVHNSKEDPRMFQKGRPEYRSLSCDSAEPAQTLPAEEGESILQSVAGCEGSPGILTDYFHKLSCLPAERHAALVSDPRFGALCHHAVTAIRLFSTPDLIQILKACVPLAVPASHPLLDACEAEFCRRAWDMGLEQLLLVADCWRCLERTVPSYLGILFSYANLHWQDLTLPQFVQLLYIIGEGRRSPADLAQKVESTILKHLDAFTLEELGAICLGLFKSLSGLSDHVMRRIADRVSLQMEDMSTYALVNVLKMLRYTRMDHVPLMRELGKVIPARIPTTNIQGIMHITLTYSSLHFFNEDVLAAVATSLPSKVSYCRSKDAAKFLWSFGCLDYEPPNAEEFYSSLIKQLHMKLHEFSKFPEHLLTALLGLAFVKRFPEELIDFALREEFIQKTRGSKYELKKDLFTLGKSVEIECPTYQGSHLPPQLCQEFTEVVLSFAEREIYIRPEIVEATSLLESMLGGPEYVKNHMILPHTRSSDLEVRLATDGHPIPFNFKDPLAAKKLKDMGVSLTDDLISQLVKGRAHSQSPMEVGNEVGIARQERGDAAGTPCLGGALPAGAKSQAEPKAGCWQPQEVRLALQVSNRNHFCYGSKRLLGLHCLKRRQLRLLGYVVVEIPFWEWFPLLKRTRSEKLSYLHYKVFCPALLTRAG